A section of the Agrococcus sp. SGAir0287 genome encodes:
- a CDS encoding IclR family transcriptional regulator, with protein MAEQPLLVLGKIRTILDAFTLAAPVQTAAQIRQATGLPSSTAHRLLGNLVEHGFLDRDGDAFRIGARMAYWAGPATRARDLVDLLAPQLEALRDATGETACCFRAEQGSRVCIAVAETRHGLKRDMYVGRIQPLHVGSAGRVLLAWDEALLDEVAAGPLPALTDATITDARALREAAAATRAQGYAITIGERVEAASGVSAPVFDAHAQVVGAITVMGPTLRMPLEVCASMVDAVVDAAAGVTASLGGRTPA; from the coding sequence ATGGCAGAGCAGCCGCTCCTGGTGCTGGGCAAGATCCGCACGATCCTCGACGCGTTCACGCTCGCGGCGCCCGTGCAGACGGCGGCGCAGATCCGACAGGCCACGGGCCTGCCCTCGTCGACGGCGCATCGACTGCTCGGCAACCTCGTCGAGCACGGCTTCCTCGACCGGGATGGCGACGCCTTCCGCATCGGCGCGCGCATGGCGTACTGGGCCGGCCCCGCGACGCGAGCCCGCGACCTCGTCGACCTGCTCGCGCCGCAGCTCGAGGCGCTGCGCGACGCGACGGGGGAGACCGCGTGCTGCTTCCGCGCCGAGCAGGGGTCGCGCGTGTGCATCGCCGTGGCCGAGACGCGGCACGGGCTCAAGCGCGACATGTACGTCGGGCGCATCCAGCCGCTGCACGTCGGCAGCGCCGGTCGCGTCCTGCTGGCGTGGGACGAGGCGCTGCTCGACGAGGTCGCCGCCGGCCCGCTGCCCGCGCTCACGGACGCGACGATCACCGACGCCCGGGCGCTACGGGAGGCCGCCGCCGCGACGCGCGCCCAGGGCTACGCCATCACGATCGGCGAGCGCGTCGAGGCCGCCTCGGGCGTCTCGGCACCCGTCTTCGACGCTCACGCGCAGGTCGTCGGCGCCATCACGGTCATGGGTCCGACGCTGCGCATGCCCCTCGAGGTCTGCGCGTCGATGGTCGACGCGGTCGTCGACGCGGCCGCGGGCGTGACGGCGTCGCTCGGCGGTCGCACGCCCGCCTGA
- a CDS encoding MSMEG_4193 family putative phosphomutase has protein sequence MPTVLLVRHGRTTANAAGVLAGRSPGVHLDEIGIEQARAAGERLRDVHLARVVSSPLERCRETADALLAARPDEPIAIEPALTECDYGAWQGRPLSELAAEDLWRVVQTTPSAATFPEGESMLAMHARAVDAVRRHDAEVLAAHGPDAVWVAVSHGDVLKAILAEALGTHLDLFQRIHVDPASVSIVRYGAGRPTVLGVNTHAGELAWVAPRGGASDDAVVGGGAGPEAPRS, from the coding sequence ATGCCCACCGTGCTGCTCGTCCGTCACGGCCGCACGACCGCGAATGCCGCGGGCGTGCTCGCCGGGCGCTCGCCGGGGGTGCACCTCGACGAGATCGGCATCGAGCAGGCGCGCGCCGCGGGCGAGCGGCTGCGCGACGTGCACCTCGCGCGCGTCGTGTCGAGCCCGCTCGAGCGCTGCCGCGAGACGGCCGACGCCCTGCTGGCGGCACGACCGGACGAGCCGATCGCGATCGAGCCCGCCCTCACCGAGTGCGACTACGGAGCATGGCAGGGCCGCCCGCTCTCGGAGCTCGCGGCGGAGGACCTGTGGCGCGTCGTCCAGACGACGCCGTCGGCCGCGACGTTCCCAGAAGGGGAGTCTATGCTCGCGATGCACGCGCGCGCTGTCGACGCGGTGCGCCGGCACGACGCGGAGGTGCTCGCGGCGCACGGGCCGGACGCCGTCTGGGTGGCCGTGAGCCACGGCGACGTGCTGAAGGCCATCCTCGCCGAGGCGCTCGGCACGCATCTCGACCTGTTCCAGCGCATCCACGTCGACCCCGCGTCCGTCTCGATCGTGCGCTACGGCGCCGGTCGGCCGACGGTGCTCGGCGTCAACACGCACGCCGGTGAGCTCGCATGGGTCGCGCCACGAGGCGGCGCCTCCGACGACGCCGTCGTCGGAGGGGGTGCGGGGCCGGAGGCGCCGCGCTCGTAG